From Caballeronia insecticola, a single genomic window includes:
- the fixJ gene encoding oxygen response regulator transcription factor FixJ, giving the protein MSTVTTQETVFVVDDDEAVRDSLRWLLEANGYRVQCFSSAESFLDVYLPISHSGAIACLILDVRMAGMTGLELQEKLIAENSLLPIIFVTGHGDVPMAVSTMKKGAMDFIEKPFDEAELRKLVERMLEKARSESSSVQQQRAAAERLGKLTAREHQVLERIIAGRLNKQIADDLGISIKTVEAHRANIMEKLSVNTVADLLRLALSNKPQQ; this is encoded by the coding sequence ATGAGCACAGTCACCACCCAGGAAACCGTCTTTGTCGTCGACGATGACGAAGCCGTGCGCGATTCTCTGCGCTGGCTGCTCGAGGCCAACGGCTATCGCGTGCAATGTTTTTCGAGCGCGGAATCCTTCCTCGACGTCTACCTGCCGATTTCGCACTCCGGCGCGATCGCCTGCCTGATCCTCGACGTGCGCATGGCCGGCATGACCGGGCTTGAGTTGCAGGAGAAGCTGATCGCCGAGAACTCGCTGCTGCCGATCATCTTCGTGACCGGTCACGGCGATGTGCCGATGGCCGTCTCGACCATGAAGAAAGGCGCGATGGACTTCATCGAGAAGCCGTTCGACGAAGCCGAGTTGCGCAAGCTCGTCGAGCGCATGCTGGAGAAGGCGCGCAGCGAAAGCAGCAGCGTGCAGCAGCAGCGCGCCGCCGCCGAGCGCCTGGGCAAGCTGACCGCGCGCGAGCATCAGGTGCTGGAGCGCATCATCGCGGGACGTCTCAACAAGCAGATCGCGGACGATCTCGGCATCAGCATCAAGACGGTGGAAGCGCATCGCGCGAACATCATGGAGAAGCTGTCCGTGAACACCGTCGCCGATCTGCTGCGTCTCGCGCTGTCGAACAAGCCGCAGCAATAA
- a CDS encoding GNAT family N-acetyltransferase, whose translation MTDPQPTLTGQRVQLRPLQRDDRAALLDAAADGELWNLSVTVVPNEDTIDRYIDTALAGRDAGTVMPFTIVRTGDGRVVGSTRFWKIDRANRKLEIGHTWLAASTQRTGINTEAKWLLLTHAFDSMHCVRVQFTTDERNEKSRAAILGIGATQEGIVRHERIMPDGRKRNSVRFSIIDDEWPGVRAMLLSKLAKLTEITNRS comes from the coding sequence ATGACCGACCCTCAACCGACGCTGACCGGCCAACGCGTCCAGCTTCGCCCCCTGCAACGCGACGACCGCGCCGCCTTGCTCGACGCCGCCGCGGACGGCGAACTCTGGAATCTCAGCGTGACGGTCGTGCCGAACGAGGACACCATCGACCGCTATATCGATACCGCGCTCGCGGGTCGCGATGCCGGCACGGTGATGCCTTTCACGATCGTGCGCACGGGGGACGGGCGCGTCGTCGGCAGCACGCGATTCTGGAAGATCGATCGCGCGAACCGGAAGCTGGAGATCGGCCATACGTGGCTCGCGGCATCGACGCAACGCACCGGCATCAACACCGAAGCAAAATGGCTGCTGCTCACGCACGCATTCGATTCGATGCATTGCGTGCGCGTGCAATTCACCACCGACGAGCGCAACGAAAAGTCGCGCGCCGCCATACTCGGCATCGGCGCGACGCAGGAAGGCATCGTGCGCCATGAGCGCATCATGCCGGACGGTCGCAAGCGCAACTCGGTGCGCTTTTCCATCATCGACGACGAATGGCCAGGCGTCCGCGCGATGCTGCTGTCGAAGCTCGCGAAGCTCACCGAAATCACGAATCGGTCGTAG
- a CDS encoding DUF3300 domain-containing protein, whose translation MRTMRAFAISAALLALPLAAFHPCVADAQTQPAASTGQKLSNEQLDALTAPIALYPDALLAQVLMASTYPSDITEAAAWSKANPNVKGDDAVKAVQSEPWDPSVQSLVAFPQALATMASKPDWVTQLGNAFIAQPSDVMDSVQRLRRAAQSAGNLKTTEQQKVVVQQAPSTSVTTIQIEPANPQVVYVPTYNPTVVYGTWPYPAYPPVYVPPPPGYAMASAFVGGLAFGAGVAVANSLWGNCDWNRGDVNVNVNRYNNINVNNRLNANSNNVRWNRNDPQFNRTNVANRQNTLNNANRGANANQFRGREDARAQAAQTLQQRTGQNLNQPASQRVQNMRQGGAQNALNNSNVRERAQSVNRDNALRGAGDGNGARQDMQRGQASRQSFANQSHDRPGAGGGGVQRGGGAGGGLGAGGGGVQRQGGGGMQRGGGGGGGFHGGGGGGGFHRR comes from the coding sequence ATGCGCACGATGCGCGCGTTCGCGATCAGCGCCGCGCTGCTCGCGCTGCCGCTCGCCGCGTTCCATCCATGCGTGGCCGATGCGCAGACGCAGCCCGCCGCGAGCACCGGCCAGAAGCTGTCGAACGAGCAACTCGATGCGCTGACCGCGCCGATCGCGCTCTATCCTGACGCGCTGCTCGCGCAGGTTCTGATGGCGTCGACGTATCCGTCCGACATCACCGAAGCGGCCGCGTGGTCGAAGGCCAATCCGAACGTCAAGGGCGACGACGCCGTGAAGGCCGTGCAGTCCGAGCCGTGGGATCCGAGCGTGCAGTCGCTGGTTGCGTTCCCGCAGGCGCTCGCGACGATGGCCTCCAAGCCCGACTGGGTGACGCAACTCGGCAACGCGTTCATCGCGCAACCGAGCGACGTGATGGACTCCGTGCAGCGTCTGCGGCGCGCGGCGCAGAGCGCGGGCAATCTGAAGACGACCGAGCAGCAGAAGGTCGTGGTTCAGCAAGCGCCCAGCACCAGCGTCACGACGATTCAGATCGAGCCGGCCAATCCGCAAGTGGTCTATGTGCCGACCTATAACCCGACGGTGGTCTACGGCACGTGGCCGTATCCGGCCTATCCGCCGGTCTATGTGCCGCCGCCTCCGGGTTATGCGATGGCATCGGCGTTCGTTGGCGGGCTCGCGTTCGGTGCGGGCGTGGCGGTCGCCAATTCGCTGTGGGGCAACTGCGACTGGAATCGCGGCGACGTGAACGTCAACGTGAATCGCTATAACAACATCAACGTGAACAACCGCCTCAACGCGAACAGCAACAACGTGCGCTGGAACCGGAACGATCCGCAGTTCAACCGCACCAACGTCGCGAACCGGCAGAACACGCTCAACAACGCGAACCGCGGCGCGAATGCCAACCAGTTTCGCGGACGCGAGGACGCGCGCGCGCAGGCGGCCCAGACGCTGCAGCAGCGCACGGGGCAGAATCTGAACCAGCCCGCGAGCCAGCGCGTGCAGAACATGCGTCAGGGCGGCGCGCAGAATGCGCTCAACAACTCCAACGTGCGCGAGCGCGCGCAGAGCGTGAACCGCGACAACGCCCTGCGCGGCGCGGGCGACGGCAACGGCGCACGGCAGGACATGCAGCGTGGGCAGGCGAGCCGGCAGTCGTTCGCGAACCAGTCGCACGACCGGCCGGGCGCGGGAGGCGGCGGCGTGCAGCGCGGCGGCGGCGCGGGCGGAGGACTCGGCGCCGGCGGTGGCGGCGTGCAGCGTCAGGGCGGCGGCGGAATGCAGCGCGGCGGCGGAGGCGGAGGCGGATTCCACGGCGGCGGCGGTGGCGGCGGGTTTCATCGCCGCTGA
- a CDS encoding M3 family metallopeptidase: protein MSDTLSTTAAANPLLDFSDLPRFGEIKPEHVTPALDVLLAAAKAAVDRASAPDTPATWTNVVEALEQDSEKLARAWGVIGHLNAVADTPELRAAHAENLPRVTEFSASVGQNLALYEKFKAIAASPEFAGLSAERKKILENSLRDFRLSGAELPEDRKPRFAQLQEEQAALSKAFSDHVLDATNAYAYIVTKESELAGLPDDVIEAAREAAQRDGKEGWKFTLHFPSYFPVLQYSEHRPMREAMYRAYVTRASELGETYGGGKPEWDNTANVVEHLRLREEEAKTLGYQNFAEVSLAPKMAESPAQVIAFLEDLAVRARPYAENDWMELRAFAATELGMPELQPWDIAFAAEKLRQKRYSFSENEVKQYFPQEAVLKGLFKVTETLFNVSIRRDEAAVWNPDVRFFRVENKDGTLVAQFYLDLYAREGKRGGAWMDDARSRHKRTQGGVQTPVAYLTCNFSAPVGGKPACFTHDEVITLFHEFGHGLHHMLTRVDELGVSGINGVEWDAVELPSQFMENFCWEWDVLTDMSAHVDTGAPLPRELFDKMLAAKNFQSGLGTLRQIVFSMFDMVLHTSYDPASSTENVNDVARAINEKFHVIPQAPISRWPNTFSHIFAGGYAAGYYSYKWAEVLSADAYAAFEEAAKLGNGSVLDAQTGTRYRREILEVGGSRPAMESFKAFRGREPDIDALLRHSGMSEQTLH from the coding sequence ATGAGCGATACCCTATCCACCACGGCAGCGGCCAATCCGCTGCTCGATTTTTCCGACCTTCCGCGCTTCGGCGAAATCAAGCCCGAACATGTGACGCCGGCGCTCGACGTCCTGCTGGCCGCCGCAAAAGCCGCCGTCGATCGCGCCAGCGCGCCGGACACGCCCGCGACCTGGACGAACGTCGTCGAGGCACTCGAACAGGATTCGGAAAAGCTCGCGCGCGCGTGGGGCGTCATCGGCCATCTGAACGCGGTCGCCGATACCCCCGAACTGCGCGCCGCGCACGCCGAGAACCTGCCGCGCGTCACCGAATTTTCCGCGAGCGTCGGCCAGAATCTCGCGCTCTACGAGAAGTTCAAGGCGATCGCGGCGAGCCCGGAGTTTGCGGGGCTGTCGGCCGAGCGCAAAAAGATTCTGGAGAATTCGCTGCGCGATTTCCGTCTCTCCGGCGCGGAACTGCCCGAAGACCGCAAGCCGCGTTTCGCGCAATTGCAGGAAGAGCAGGCCGCGCTCTCGAAAGCCTTCTCCGATCACGTGCTCGATGCAACCAACGCTTACGCGTACATCGTCACGAAGGAAAGCGAACTCGCGGGCCTGCCCGATGACGTGATCGAAGCGGCGCGCGAAGCCGCCCAGCGCGACGGCAAGGAAGGCTGGAAGTTCACGCTGCATTTCCCGTCGTATTTCCCGGTGCTGCAGTATTCGGAACATCGCCCGATGCGCGAGGCAATGTACCGCGCGTATGTCACGCGCGCGTCCGAACTCGGCGAGACCTACGGCGGCGGCAAGCCCGAATGGGACAACACGGCGAACGTCGTCGAACATTTGCGGCTGCGTGAAGAAGAAGCCAAGACGCTCGGCTATCAGAACTTCGCGGAAGTGTCGCTCGCGCCGAAGATGGCCGAGTCGCCGGCACAGGTCATCGCGTTCCTCGAAGACCTCGCCGTGCGCGCCCGCCCCTACGCCGAAAACGACTGGATGGAATTGCGCGCGTTCGCCGCGACCGAGCTCGGCATGCCCGAACTGCAGCCGTGGGACATCGCGTTTGCGGCCGAGAAGCTGCGTCAGAAGCGCTATTCGTTCTCGGAAAACGAAGTGAAGCAGTACTTCCCGCAGGAAGCCGTGCTGAAGGGCCTGTTCAAGGTCACGGAGACGCTCTTCAATGTGTCGATCCGCCGCGACGAAGCCGCCGTCTGGAACCCGGACGTGCGTTTCTTCCGCGTCGAGAACAAGGACGGCACGCTCGTCGCGCAGTTCTATCTCGATCTGTATGCCCGCGAAGGCAAGCGCGGCGGCGCATGGATGGACGATGCCCGCTCGCGCCACAAACGCACGCAAGGCGGCGTGCAGACGCCTGTCGCTTACCTCACGTGCAACTTCTCCGCGCCGGTCGGCGGCAAGCCCGCCTGCTTCACGCATGACGAAGTCATCACGCTGTTCCACGAATTCGGGCACGGCCTGCATCACATGCTGACGCGCGTCGATGAACTCGGCGTGTCGGGCATCAACGGCGTCGAATGGGATGCGGTCGAATTGCCGTCGCAATTCATGGAGAACTTCTGCTGGGAGTGGGACGTGCTCACGGATATGTCCGCTCACGTCGACACCGGCGCGCCGCTGCCGCGCGAACTTTTCGACAAGATGCTCGCCGCGAAGAACTTCCAGAGCGGTCTCGGCACGCTGCGCCAGATCGTCTTCTCGATGTTCGACATGGTGCTGCACACGTCCTACGATCCGGCGAGCAGCACGGAGAACGTCAACGATGTCGCGCGTGCGATCAACGAGAAGTTCCATGTGATTCCGCAGGCGCCGATCTCGCGCTGGCCGAACACCTTCAGCCATATCTTCGCGGGCGGTTATGCGGCGGGCTACTACAGCTACAAGTGGGCCGAAGTGCTGTCCGCCGACGCCTACGCCGCGTTCGAAGAAGCCGCGAAGCTCGGCAACGGCTCGGTGCTGGACGCGCAAACAGGCACGCGCTACCGCCGCGAGATTCTGGAAGTAGGCGGCAGCCGCCCGGCCATGGAATCGTTCAAGGCGTTCCGCGGCCGCGAGCCGGACATCGACGCATTGCTGCGGCATAGCGGCATGTCGGAGCAAACGCTGCACTGA
- a CDS encoding amidohydrolase family protein has product MDLIIRRAALVNSRELVDIGMEAGRIAAIEPHLAATAREEIDANGSLVSAPFVDAHFHMDATLSYGLPRVNASGTLLEGIALWGELKPDLTQEALVERALQYCDWAVARGLLAIRSHVDVCDPRLLAVEALVEVKRRVKPYLDLQLVAFPQDGVLRSAGAFENLKRAISLGVDVVGGIPHFERTMADGAASVKLLCEYAAEQGLRVDMHCDESDDPMSRHIETLAAETHRLGLHGRVTGSHLTSMHSMDNYYVSKLIPLMREAGVAAIANPLINITLQGRSDTYPKRRGMTRVPELIAAGITVAFGHDCVMDPWYSLGSGDMLEVAHMGLHVAQMTGVDAMRACFDAVTTNPARILGLEGYGVEVGCHADCVVLDARDPIEAIRLRAARTAVVRRGKVVSRSPAVRATLALEGRSTEVDFRIDRR; this is encoded by the coding sequence ATGGATTTGATCATTCGCCGCGCGGCGCTCGTGAATTCGCGCGAACTCGTCGATATCGGCATGGAAGCGGGGCGCATCGCCGCAATCGAGCCGCATCTTGCCGCCACGGCGCGCGAGGAAATCGATGCGAACGGCTCGCTCGTCAGCGCGCCTTTCGTCGACGCGCATTTCCATATGGACGCGACGCTGTCCTACGGCCTGCCGCGCGTGAACGCATCGGGCACGTTGCTCGAAGGCATCGCGCTGTGGGGCGAACTGAAACCCGATCTCACGCAAGAGGCGCTCGTCGAGCGCGCGCTGCAATACTGCGACTGGGCTGTCGCGCGTGGCCTGCTTGCGATCCGCTCGCATGTCGACGTATGCGATCCGCGCCTGCTCGCGGTGGAGGCGCTCGTCGAAGTGAAGCGGCGCGTGAAGCCGTATCTCGATCTGCAACTCGTCGCGTTTCCGCAGGACGGCGTCTTGCGCAGCGCGGGCGCATTCGAGAATCTGAAGCGCGCGATTTCGCTGGGCGTCGATGTCGTCGGCGGCATTCCGCACTTCGAGCGCACGATGGCCGACGGCGCCGCATCCGTGAAGCTCCTGTGCGAATACGCGGCGGAGCAGGGCTTGCGCGTGGACATGCACTGCGACGAATCCGACGACCCGATGTCGCGCCACATCGAAACGCTCGCCGCCGAGACGCATCGGCTCGGACTGCACGGACGCGTGACCGGCTCGCATCTCACGTCGATGCACTCCATGGACAACTACTACGTCAGCAAGCTCATTCCGCTGATGCGCGAAGCGGGCGTGGCGGCGATCGCCAATCCGCTCATCAACATCACGCTGCAGGGGCGCTCGGATACGTATCCGAAGCGACGCGGCATGACGCGCGTGCCGGAATTGATAGCGGCGGGCATCACGGTCGCGTTCGGCCACGATTGCGTGATGGACCCGTGGTACAGCCTCGGTTCCGGCGACATGCTCGAAGTCGCGCACATGGGCTTGCACGTCGCGCAGATGACGGGCGTCGACGCAATGCGCGCCTGCTTCGACGCGGTCACGACGAATCCCGCGCGCATTCTCGGCCTGGAAGGCTATGGCGTCGAAGTGGGATGTCACGCGGATTGCGTGGTGCTCGACGCACGCGATCCGATCGAAGCGATACGCCTGCGCGCGGCGCGCACGGCGGTGGTGAGACGAGGCAAGGTGGTGAGCCGCAGTCCGGCCGTGCGCGCGACGCTCGCACTCGAAGGCAGGTCCACGGAAGTCGATTTCAGAATCGACAGGCGATAA
- a CDS encoding DUF2950 domain-containing protein, which produces MTPNQASVSSTKPLLRAVIAAALLLGATLAHAQAVFPSADAAAQALTDAIASNDETAIAKVLGHDHARYVPTGSIGEQDIYAYLGAWAQQHRIVEDAQKIDGYPAAYIEAGTSGWTLPIPLVKVANGWRFDMRAARDEVLTRRIGRNERSAIQVALAYVAAQNDYHQAMNRYADRLASTPGKHDGLYWQTAEGEPDSPLGPLVAAMPNKPNEKDGYYGYHYRILNAQGAHAKGGAKHYLQGGALTQGFGLIATPARYGQTGVMTFIVNQDGQVYEKDLGPGTTRAAAAIRSFDPDSSWQPVSP; this is translated from the coding sequence ATGACCCCGAACCAAGCCTCCGTCTCATCGACCAAGCCTTTGCTGCGCGCCGTGATCGCCGCGGCGCTTCTGCTCGGCGCAACGCTCGCGCACGCGCAGGCCGTCTTCCCGAGCGCCGATGCCGCGGCGCAGGCGCTCACCGACGCCATCGCGAGCAACGACGAAACCGCGATCGCCAAGGTGCTCGGCCACGATCACGCGCGTTACGTGCCCACCGGCAGCATCGGTGAGCAGGACATCTATGCGTACCTCGGCGCGTGGGCGCAGCAGCATCGCATCGTCGAGGACGCGCAGAAAATCGACGGCTATCCGGCCGCCTACATCGAAGCGGGCACGAGCGGCTGGACGCTGCCGATCCCGCTCGTGAAAGTCGCGAACGGCTGGCGCTTCGACATGCGCGCCGCCCGCGACGAAGTGCTCACGCGGCGCATCGGCCGCAACGAGCGCTCGGCGATCCAGGTCGCGCTCGCGTACGTCGCCGCGCAAAACGACTATCACCAGGCGATGAACCGCTACGCCGACCGCCTCGCGAGCACGCCCGGCAAGCACGACGGCCTCTACTGGCAGACCGCGGAAGGCGAACCGGACAGCCCGCTCGGCCCGCTCGTCGCGGCGATGCCGAACAAGCCGAACGAAAAGGACGGCTATTACGGCTACCACTACCGCATCCTGAACGCGCAAGGCGCCCACGCGAAAGGCGGCGCGAAGCACTACCTTCAGGGCGGCGCGCTGACGCAGGGGTTCGGGCTGATCGCCACGCCGGCGCGCTATGGCCAGACGGGCGTGATGACCTTCATCGTCAATCAGGACGGGCAGGTCTACGAGAAGGATCTCGGCCCCGGAACGACGCGCGCTGCCGCCGCCATCCGGTCGTTCGACCCGGATTCGAGCTGGCAGCCGGTATCGCCCTGA
- a CDS encoding nitrilase-related carbon-nitrogen hydrolase gives MDATSFRVAVIAFESQPGDAARNCVLIADELARAATLGVQLAVFPQSCIGGHDTAHAEAFDGPSIDAIAAAVDKTGVAAGVGWIERAADGRLYDSYAVCFARGARVRHRKLHATHGALHGGNRFTVFDTPFGVRVGILIGGDNDVVENVRMTALMGATLLIAPMSRAASRRATLAARAADNGMYIAYAHPSCDESMIVGPDGRVLARSNGARDGCIVAQVKPALAEANSGRRALAARRPDLYEPLTRQGHAFPLAIETERVQARGALPLSFAIVGRNRTAS, from the coding sequence GTGGATGCCACTTCGTTTCGCGTCGCCGTCATCGCGTTTGAATCGCAGCCGGGCGATGCCGCGCGCAATTGCGTGCTGATCGCCGATGAACTCGCGAGAGCCGCAACCCTCGGCGTGCAGCTCGCGGTGTTTCCGCAATCGTGCATCGGCGGTCACGACACCGCGCATGCCGAGGCCTTCGACGGCCCGTCGATCGATGCAATCGCCGCCGCCGTCGACAAGACCGGCGTGGCCGCGGGCGTCGGCTGGATCGAACGTGCCGCCGACGGCCGCCTCTATGACAGCTACGCCGTCTGTTTTGCGCGCGGCGCGCGGGTGCGTCATCGCAAGCTGCACGCGACGCACGGCGCGCTGCACGGCGGCAATCGCTTTACGGTGTTCGATACGCCGTTCGGCGTGCGCGTCGGCATTCTGATCGGCGGCGACAACGATGTCGTCGAAAACGTGCGGATGACGGCGCTCATGGGCGCAACGCTGCTGATCGCGCCCATGAGCCGCGCGGCCTCGCGCCGCGCGACACTCGCCGCGCGCGCCGCGGACAACGGCATGTACATCGCGTATGCGCATCCGTCGTGCGACGAATCGATGATCGTCGGCCCGGACGGCCGCGTGCTCGCGCGCAGCAACGGCGCGCGGGACGGCTGCATCGTCGCGCAAGTGAAGCCGGCGCTGGCCGAGGCGAACAGCGGCCGGCGCGCGCTCGCCGCACGCAGGCCGGATCTCTATGAACCGCTTACACGGCAAGGCCATGCTTTTCCGCTCGCGATCGAAACCGAACGGGTTCAGGCACGCGGCGCGTTACCGCTGAGTTTCGCGATCGTCGGCCGAAACCGCACGGCAAGTTGA
- the folD gene encoding bifunctional methylenetetrahydrofolate dehydrogenase/methenyltetrahydrofolate cyclohydrolase FolD gives MTAQLIDGNALSKTLRADVAVRAAALTARGHQPGLAVVLVGDNPASEVYVRNKVKACHDNGLHSVMDRFPATLAEHELLAHIAKLNADPAIHGILVQLPLPAHIDSHKVIEAIAPEKDVDGFHVANAGALMTGKPLFRPCTPYGVMKMFEAHGIGLQGANAVVIGRSNIVGKPMALLLLEAGATVTICHSKTRDIGHHTRAADVIVAATGRRNILTADMVKPGATVIDVGMNRNEEGKLCGDVDFAGVREVAGYITPVPGGVGPMTITMLLVNTIEAAERAAQA, from the coding sequence ATGACTGCCCAACTCATCGACGGCAACGCCCTTTCCAAGACCCTTCGCGCCGATGTCGCCGTGCGCGCCGCCGCCCTCACCGCTCGCGGACACCAGCCGGGACTGGCCGTCGTGCTGGTCGGCGACAATCCGGCGAGCGAAGTCTACGTGCGCAACAAGGTGAAGGCCTGTCACGACAACGGCCTGCATTCGGTGATGGACCGCTTCCCCGCCACGCTCGCCGAACACGAGCTGCTCGCCCACATCGCGAAACTCAACGCCGATCCGGCCATCCACGGCATTCTGGTGCAACTGCCGCTGCCCGCGCATATCGACAGCCACAAGGTGATCGAGGCGATCGCGCCGGAGAAGGACGTCGACGGCTTTCACGTCGCCAACGCGGGCGCGCTGATGACCGGCAAGCCGCTGTTTCGCCCGTGCACGCCCTACGGCGTGATGAAGATGTTCGAAGCGCACGGCATCGGGCTGCAGGGCGCGAACGCGGTGGTGATCGGCCGCTCGAATATCGTCGGCAAGCCGATGGCGCTGCTTCTGCTCGAAGCCGGCGCGACCGTCACGATTTGTCACAGCAAGACGCGCGATATCGGGCACCATACGCGCGCCGCGGATGTGATCGTCGCCGCGACGGGCCGCCGCAACATCCTCACGGCGGACATGGTGAAGCCGGGCGCGACCGTGATCGACGTCGGCATGAACCGCAACGAGGAAGGCAAACTGTGCGGCGACGTCGATTTCGCGGGCGTCAGGGAAGTGGCGGGCTATATCACGCCGGTGCCGGGCGGCGTCGGACCAATGACGATCACGATGCTGCTCGTCAACACGATCGAGGCAGCCGAGCGCGCGGCGCAGGCCTGA
- a CDS encoding LysR family transcriptional regulator has product MELKLLRTFLAIADLRHFGRAAEALHMSQPALSKQIAALEASLGARLFERGRHGAELTTFGAGFIGDAQTLMRDADAVLARARESANGARGFLRVGLCLSTLTHVPKLIAEFGALHPAVSITLHDLSSHEQTRRILAGKLDVGFMRMPAGAGLSGFTVLDETLALAVPEHTRHTRLPARLDELNEPGFIALARTRGPGLAAQIDRWCAAHGFVPRVIQEADDIQSVLASVAGGVGAAFLPSRAQYLLRDARVLSLRDKPARWRVGLAWGNSLDDTVTRGFVTFMKARVNALKARATTDS; this is encoded by the coding sequence ATGGAACTGAAGCTTCTGCGTACCTTTCTCGCGATCGCCGACCTGCGCCATTTCGGCCGCGCCGCCGAAGCCTTGCATATGAGCCAGCCGGCGCTCAGCAAGCAGATTGCCGCGCTCGAAGCGAGTCTCGGCGCACGGCTTTTCGAGCGCGGCCGTCATGGCGCGGAACTGACGACGTTCGGCGCGGGTTTCATCGGCGATGCGCAAACACTCATGCGCGACGCCGACGCCGTCCTCGCCCGCGCGCGCGAATCGGCGAACGGCGCGCGCGGATTTCTGCGCGTGGGGCTCTGTCTGTCGACGCTCACGCACGTGCCGAAGCTGATCGCCGAATTCGGTGCGCTGCATCCGGCTGTGAGCATCACGCTGCACGATCTTTCCTCGCACGAGCAGACGCGCCGCATTCTCGCGGGCAAGCTCGATGTGGGTTTCATGCGCATGCCGGCCGGCGCGGGTCTGAGCGGCTTCACGGTGCTCGACGAAACGCTCGCGCTCGCTGTGCCCGAACACACGCGCCATACGCGACTGCCCGCGCGCCTCGATGAACTGAACGAACCGGGATTCATTGCGCTTGCGCGCACGCGCGGGCCGGGGCTGGCGGCGCAGATCGACCGCTGGTGCGCCGCGCACGGCTTCGTGCCGCGCGTGATTCAGGAAGCGGACGACATTCAGTCCGTGCTCGCCTCGGTGGCGGGCGGCGTGGGCGCGGCGTTTCTGCCGTCGCGCGCGCAGTATCTGCTGCGCGATGCGCGCGTGCTGAGCTTGCGCGACAAGCCGGCGCGCTGGCGCGTCGGCCTGGCATGGGGCAATTCGCTCGACGATACGGTCACGCGCGGCTTCGTCACGTTCATGAAGGCGCGCGTGAACGCGTTGAAAGCGCGCGCTACGACCGATTCGTGA